The genome window TCTGCGGCACCAGCTCCCGCGAGTCCTCGAAGAGGTCCATCCACCCGAGGCGCCGCGATGCCTCCTCCTCTGTGGCCGGACCCCACAGGGTGTGGTCCTTGCCGTCCAGGCGACTGGCGACACGGTCGTCCACCAGGGCCGGGACGTGACGGTCGATCGCCGCTAGGGCGGCACCGGTGGCCTGCAATCCGAGTGAACTCATGTCAGTCTCCTGGTTCGTGCGGGGAGGGATTCAGGGAATGGTCAAGCGGTGACCGAGCGGCGATCAGCGGCCGTCAGTGGGCTGCGGAGTCCTTGAGCGCGGCGCGCACGGTCTCCAGCAGTTCGTTCCAGCTGGTCACGAACTTCTCCACGCCCTCCGCTTCGAGGACGGCCACCACGTCGTTGTAGTCGACGCCGGCATGGGCGATCGCGTCCAGCACGCGGTCCGCTTCCTCGTAGCAGTCCGTGATGGTGTCCCCGGTGACCTCGCCGTGGTCGGCCAGAGCCTCCAGCGTCTTCTCCGGCATGGTGTTGACCGTTCCCGGCGCCACCAGGCCGGTCACGTAGAGCGTGTCCGGCAACGCCGGGTCCTTGGTTCCCGTGGAAGCCCAGAGTGGACGCTGCGGGCGGGCACCGGCCGCCTCCAGGACGCGCCAGCGCTCCGTGTCCAGGGTCTCGGTGAAGATGCGGTAGGCGAGTCGGGCATTGGCGAGGCCCGCCTGCCCCGTGAGCTCGCCGGTCCCCTCGGCCGTGGACTCGGCGAGGCGGCGGTCCACCTCGGAGTCCACGCGGGAGACGAAGAAACTCGCGACGGAGTGCAGGGTGGACAGGTCGATCCCGGCGGCATGCGCCTGCTCCAGGCCCAGCAGCCAGGCGTTGAGCACCTCGCGGTAGCGGGTCAGCGAGAAGATCAGGGTCACGTTGACGCTCAGTCCCTGGGCGAGGGTCGCCGTGATGGCCGGCAGACCCTCTTCCGTGGCGGGGATCTTGATCAGCACGTTGGGCCGGTCCACGGCCTGGGCCAGCTTGCCGGCTTCGGCGACGGTCTTCTCGGCGTCCCGGGCAGACCGGGGATCCACCTCGATGGACACCCTGCCGTCCACCCCGTCGGACGCCTGGTAGACCGGCGTGAAGAGGTCACAGGCGGCCTGGACGTCCCGAGTGGTGAGCTCGAAGACGGCCTGGTCCAGGTCCGCGCCCTCGGCGGACAACTGCGCCAACTGTTCGGCGTAGGCCTCCCCGTTCTTCAGGGCCGCGGCGAAGATCGAGGGATTGGTGGTCACGCCGGTGACGGTCCGCGTCTCCATCAGCTCGGCGAGGTTGCCCGTGGCGATCCGCTCACGGGACAGATCGTCGAGCCAGATGGACACACCGGCCTCGGCCAGTGCACGGGTGTTCGGGTTCTGTTCGGTCATCGTGTGCTCCGTACGTCTGGGGGGTGCTTTGCGTGGCGGTGGTGACCGGCCGGTGCCGGGTCAGCGACCGAGCAGGTCCCGAGCGGCGGCAGCCACGGCCTCGGCCGTGATGCCGTACTCGCGGAACAGCGTCTGGAAATCTGCCGAGGCGCCGTAGTGCTCCAGCGAGACCTGGGCACCGCGGACCCCGGTGTACTTGGCCCAGCCCTGCGCTATCCCGGCCTCGACGGACACCCGGACGGCGCCGTTGTCCGGTAGCACGGAGGCGCGGTAGGACTCGTCCTGGGCGTCGAACCACTCGAGGCTGGGGGCGGACACCACCCGGGTCGGCACGCCTCCGGACTGAAGCTGGTCCCGTGCGGCCACCGCGAGCTGCACCTCGGAACCGGTCCCGATCAGGATCGCCTGGGGCTCGACAGCCGCGCCCGAGTCATCGATGGCGTCCAGCAGCACATAGGCGCCGCGGGCTGTGCCCTCCGCACCGGCGAAGCCCTGCTCGTCCCGCGGGAAGACCGGCAGGTTCTGGCGGGAGAGCACGATGCCCGCGGGGCCGTCGGTCTTCTCCAGGATGGTCTTCCAGGCCCAGGACACCTCATTGGCGTCGGCCGGGCGGACGACTGCCAATCCCGGGATGGCACGCAGCGAGGCGAGTTGCTCCACCGGCTGGTGGGTGGGACCGTCCTCGCCGAGGCCGATCGAGTCGTGGGTCCAGACGTAGATGGCCGGGGTGCCCATCAATGCGCCGATGCGGATCGCGGGGCGCTGATAGTCAGAGAAGATCAGGAAGGTCCCCATGTAGGCCCGCAGCAGTGAACCGAGCGAGATGCCGTTCACGATCGAGCCGGCGGCGTGCTCGCGGATGCCGAAGTGCAGGGTGCGGCCATAGGGGCCGCCCTTCCAGGTGGCGGTCTGCCGGCTGGCGGGAATGAACGAGGGCTCGCCGTCCATGGTGGTGTTGTTGGAGCCGGCCAGGTCGGCAGACCCGCCCCACAGCTCCGGCATGACCGGGGCCAGGGCGGACAGGACCTTGCCGGAGGCGGCACGGGTGGCCATCCCCTTGGCACCGCCCGCGAAGCTGGCGTCGAAGTCCGCCTCGAAGGCGGGGAACGCCTCGGCGAAGTCCTCGGGCAGTTCGCCCGCCGTGAGGCGGTCGAACAGCCGGGCACGCTCCTCGTTGGCGCCGCGCCACGCGGCGTAGGACTCCTCCCAGGTGGCGCGGTAGGCCTTCGAGCGTTCGCCGACGCTGCGAGCGTGGGCCAGCACGCCGTCGTCGACGGCGAAGTGCTCCTCCGGGTCGAAGCCCAGGACCGTCTTCAGCCCGGCCAGCTCCTCGCCGCCGAGCTTGGAGCCGTGGATGGCGCCCGTGTCCTGCTTGCCGGGGGAGGGCCAGCCGATCACGGTGCGGAGCTTGATGAGAGAAGGCTTGGCGGTCTGTGCCTTGGCCTCGGCCAAAGCTGTGTAGAGCTGTTCCGTGTCCTCCACGTAGTCCCCGGTGGCGAGCCAGTCGACGGTCTGGACATGCCAGCCGTAGGCCTCATACCGGGCGGCCACGTCCTCGCTGAACGCCACGTCCGTGTCGTCCTCGATGGAGATCTCGTTGTCGTCGTAGATGACCACGAGGTTGCCGAGTTCCTGGTGGCCTGCCAGGGAGGAGGCCTCGGAGGTGACACCCTCCTGGAGGTCGCCGTCGGAGGCGATGACGAAGACGTGGTGGTCGAAGGGGCTTGACCCGAGGGCGGCGTCCGGGTCCAGCAGGCCGCGCAACCGGCGCTGGGCGAAGGCGAAGCCGACGGCGGAGGCCAGACCCTGGCCCAGGGGACCGGTGGTGATCTCCACGC of Citricoccus sp. K5 contains these proteins:
- the tkt gene encoding transketolase; amino-acid sequence: MQRLQPAREYTYSAVDRKAVDTLRVLAADAVEKAGHGHPGTAISLAPVAWQLFQNVMHHDPADATWAGRDRFILSAGHSSLTLYLQLFAAGAGLEVEDLQSLRTWGSKTPGHPEYGHTDGVEITTGPLGQGLASAVGFAFAQRRLRGLLDPDAALGSSPFDHHVFVIASDGDLQEGVTSEASSLAGHQELGNLVVIYDDNEISIEDDTDVAFSEDVAARYEAYGWHVQTVDWLATGDYVEDTEQLYTALAEAKAQTAKPSLIKLRTVIGWPSPGKQDTGAIHGSKLGGEELAGLKTVLGFDPEEHFAVDDGVLAHARSVGERSKAYRATWEESYAAWRGANEERARLFDRLTAGELPEDFAEAFPAFEADFDASFAGGAKGMATRAASGKVLSALAPVMPELWGGSADLAGSNNTTMDGEPSFIPASRQTATWKGGPYGRTLHFGIREHAAGSIVNGISLGSLLRAYMGTFLIFSDYQRPAIRIGALMGTPAIYVWTHDSIGLGEDGPTHQPVEQLASLRAIPGLAVVRPADANEVSWAWKTILEKTDGPAGIVLSRQNLPVFPRDEQGFAGAEGTARGAYVLLDAIDDSGAAVEPQAILIGTGSEVQLAVAARDQLQSGGVPTRVVSAPSLEWFDAQDESYRASVLPDNGAVRVSVEAGIAQGWAKYTGVRGAQVSLEHYGASADFQTLFREYGITAEAVAAAARDLLGR
- the tal gene encoding transaldolase; this encodes MTEQNPNTRALAEAGVSIWLDDLSRERIATGNLAELMETRTVTGVTTNPSIFAAALKNGEAYAEQLAQLSAEGADLDQAVFELTTRDVQAACDLFTPVYQASDGVDGRVSIEVDPRSARDAEKTVAEAGKLAQAVDRPNVLIKIPATEEGLPAITATLAQGLSVNVTLIFSLTRYREVLNAWLLGLEQAHAAGIDLSTLHSVASFFVSRVDSEVDRRLAESTAEGTGELTGQAGLANARLAYRIFTETLDTERWRVLEAAGARPQRPLWASTGTKDPALPDTLYVTGLVAPGTVNTMPEKTLEALADHGEVTGDTITDCYEEADRVLDAIAHAGVDYNDVVAVLEAEGVEKFVTSWNELLETVRAALKDSAAH